TACTTAAATTGTCAAAGCGGCTCATTTCAATCACCTGGCGGGTTTGTTCAGGAAGTTTGTCTAAAGTCTGACGGATAAGAGATTGTACTTCATTGCTGAAGATAGATTCAGGATCGGTAGCACGCAGGGTAAGGCATCGAAGTTCGATCTCTCTGGTCTGCTGTGAGAGCAGCTTCTCTTCCACAGCATAACGGGTCTGGAGGTGTGAAAGGTGGTTTAGGGCTCTGTTTTTAATAATTGTGAGCAGATAAGATAGTACATTGGAGTTGTCAGCCAGCGTTTCCTTATTTTCCCAAAGGGTGGTAAAGGCATCCTGCACAATATTTTCGGCAACAAACTCATCCCGCACATACGAGTTGGCAAAACTACGAAAACGAGGGAAATAAGTCCGGTATATGGCTGCATATACCCGCTCGTCACCCTGTTTTAGCTTTGTCAGATCTTCGGAATTATACTCGTATGCTTTCATAGAAGGTTAATCGTTACAAAACTACTCCCTTTTTTTTGATGTCATACTTTGAAAAATGATGGAGTAGCAAAAACGGATTACCCTGATGTTTTGATTATTAGGTTATCGTTTTTAATTGAACAGATTACTACAAGCCTGTGTTCACCCACCATTCCCGGCAAATAAACGGGAATATTTCCCTACTCCGGCCTTTTATGATGCATGGTTGCTTCGGGCTTGCTCTGATGATGTTCCGCTGATGTTAGTATATTGTACATAGCTATAGGTATGATTCTTCCAATATTTTTTCATAGATATCCCATACTTAATAAGTATGGGATATCTATGAAATATGTATGAATTGTCTATGTGATATGTAAGGAATATATGTTTATCATCAGCGGAACAACCCCGGAGCATCATCGGAACATCCGTCTATCAAGATGATATATAAACCGGCTTATCATACTTCTCTTCAGGTTAAACCCAAAAATGACACACTCTATACCAAAATGTACACATCTGGATGCCAGCAAAACAGTAATCTTGCAATCTGAACGAGGCAACCAACCTTATTGTACAATTCAATACATTAACTACATGAAAAACCTACTACTTCTTTTCGCATTTACCCTACTCTTTCCGGTATTTATATCAGCACAAAGTGTTACACTCAATGAATCCTCCGGTTGGTTAGAATCAGCCTATATAAAATGGCAGCCTGTCGCCGGAGCACAGAGCTACAACGTCTATTACAGCGGAGAGGGAATTACCGATAGAAAGATTGACAATCAACTTATTCGCAGTTACGGCACTTATTATCGCGCAGATGTGATGGGACTCAAAGCAGGAACCTATGCCCTCAAAGTGGCACCTGTCATTTCGGGAGTGGAAGGAACAGCCACCACTACCGGAGCATTGACTGTACTGGCTCAGGACAGAAGTGGCTTTGCTTTTGAAGGCGGTCACATCCCCGGAGGGTACAAACTTGATGGTACGCCCAAAGACGGAGCAGTCATTGTCTATATTACCGAAAACAATAAAAATACCGTTTCGCTTGTAGTGACCGGAGCCACGACTAATCCATGTGTTGGTTTACAAACTATCCTGGATGGTTTTAAGAAAGGGAAAGACAACCGTCCTTTAATCGTTCGACTGATAGGCAATATCACCGATCTGAGCTATATGGCTGACGGCGATATATGTATTGAGAATGCTAATAACGCATCCGGTTCAATTACTTTTGAGGGAGTTGGTAACGATGCTGTCTGCAACGGCTGGGGAGTGCGACTGAAAGGCGCAACCAACATTGAGGTTCGAAACCTTGCTGCCATGAACTGTAACAGCACTGCAGGTGATGATTTCGGATTACAGCAGGATAATGACCATATCTGGGTACATAACTGCGATATGTTTTATGGAAATGCAGGAAGTGACGCCGACCAGATAAAAGGGGACGGAGCATTGGACTGTAAAGGTTCTACTTACGTGACATTCTCATACAACCACTTCTGGGATAACGGAAAATGCAACCTGTTGGGACTAAGTGAAGGTACTACCACCGGATTGTATGTCACTTTTCATCACAATTGGTACGACCATTCTGACTCGCGACATCCGCGCGTCCGTTTCTATTCCGCTCATATTTACAATAATTACTTTGACGGTAATGCCAAATATGGCTCTGGCTCAACGATGGGCTCATCCCTGTTCGTAGAAGGGAATTATTACAGGAACTGCAAACACCCGATGATGATTTCGATGCAGGGAACCGATGTGTGGAATGAGACCACGAAGAAAAACGACCCGACAAATATGGGGACATTTTCCGGTGAAGATGGCGGTATAATCAAGGCGTTCAACAATACGTTTGATGCTTCCATTGGCACAAATAATATGCGTTTTGTGGCTTATGGAGATCCTAGTGCAGCATATAATATCTCCGGAGTAATCAGTTCAACGGTTGATTTCGACGCTTACCTGACAACATCAAGAGACGAACAGGTTCCGGCTTCGGTCAAATCGTATCAGGGAGCCAATACCTACAACAACTTCGACACCGATGCCGCTTTATACGTAAAAACGCTGGTTCCCGATGCTCCGGAGGTTGCTAAAGCCAAAGTGATGCAATACGCAGGACGCGTAAACGGCGGTGACCTGAAATGGACGTTTGACAACAGTGTGGATGATGCTTCTTATCTGGTAAATGCACCTTTAAAAGCAGCAATTACAAACTACGCCACCACGCTGGTTTCGGTACAGGGCGAAAGCGGCTCATCAAGCAGCAGCCAGACACTGAGCGCTCCATCCAACAACCACCAAACCGTTGCGAGTGGCTCAGCAATCAGCCCGATTGTCTTCACTTGGGGCGGTGATGCTACAGATGCCACTGTGACCGGATTGTCCGCTTCTGGCATTGACTATATAAAAGATGCTACCGCTAAAACCATTACCATTTCGGGAACTCCCACGGCAACCGTTTCATACACCATTTCCACTACAGGTTCAACGGGTACTCCGGCAACCGGCTCAGGAACCATCACCGTATCAACAAGTGGTACAACAACCGGCGATATGATTCAAAACTTTACAGCATCGGGAACAGCCAGCACATTCTATACCATCAATGGCAATCTTTCTACCAGCTATGGTTCGGTTACTTATGCAGGATTGGCACTCACCCAGTGTCTGAAAATGGAATCCAGCACCAACATTGCATTTACCACCGCAGCTTCAAGTACATTGACATTGGTATTCAACAGCGCTTACACCGGAACAGTAAAAATTGACGGAACAACTTACACTCCTTCTGCCGGAATGATTACATTAAATCTGACTGCCGGTTCGCATACCATTCTGAAGGGAAGTGGTTCCAGTTACTTGTTCTATATGAGTATTTCGTTCGGAACATCGGGAGTAGAAAGTTCTGAGACTTCAGAACTGAAGCTATATCCTAATCCTGTGGTAAACAGCCTTTCTATTTCATCTGATCTCAATGTGGACAAAGCAGAAGTTTACAGTGTAAACGGAACCTTGATGCTTAGCAAGTCAGTAATTATTAAATCATTAGACATGAGCGGATTGAAAAGCGGAAGTTATCTGGTAAAACTTTATTCTGAAAAAGAGGTAATCAAACAGTCCATCATAAAGAGATAGTCGCAAGGGAGAAAGTAGAATATCTTCTTTCTCCATTAAGCGGTTTCGGTGAATTCCGGAGCCGCTTTTTCATGTCTATGAACCTGTAAAATTCAATAGTCTTGAGCTCTGCGGCGACATGTCCTTCCGGTGTGTTTATTTTGTTGAGCCCGCCTTGGAAACAAAGTTTTTCAGAGCGGACTCAACAAAATAGCTTTAAAAAGTCAATTCCCCACTGACGATTTTCTCTATCATTCCTTCGTAAGGAGCTTCCGCAATAACCTTTTCGTTATTCTGCCCTTCGTTCTTTTTGAAAAAGATTTGTCCAAACTCGGGAACTACATATTTGGGATAGGTTTCATATTTTAAGCGGGACTCTTCCATCAGCCCGATATGATCGTTTTGAAAACATACGGTGATTTCAGGGTGTTCGTGTACCCATTTTGGGAAAAAGATAATGCCGTGCAGTTTGTTTTCATTCGGGATAAAGTCCAGACTTACATCTGTACCGGTAGGTTCGGTCCAGGCAATCTTAAAAACTCCGTCCACCAGCTTCACGATGTGTACTTTCTGGTTGCGCACCCAACGGCCACCCACCATGCCGCTATGAATCCGATAATCAATCGTATCTTCATTTTTTACATACATTTCGTAGTTCCAGCCATTTGCGTAGGTGTAAAGAAAGTGGCCGCCTAAAAACTCATTTAGATCCTTAATTGTTTCCATTTCATTTTATATATTTACGATACGAAGTTAGACAAGTAAGAATAGGCGCTACTTGTAGATATAGACACATTCTTAACAAAAAAGGACAAGTATGAACAATGCCGGAGCAATGGAAAAAGAGTGCATCTATACACAAGCTACCCAAATTGAGTATTTATCGTTGGAGACACATATCCACCCTTGCCATAATCAATTGATATACATGATCAAGGGAACGTTGTACGTGCATACGGGTGAATATGAGTACTTTCTGCCTGAAGGATTTATCGGGATAATACCCCGAGGCAGAGCTCATAGTTTGCGGAGCGGAAATGAGCAGGTTAAGATGTTCTTAATCTATTATCCAGAGCCGATGAAGAATGAAGAACTAATCGTATTCAACTCCAATGATTTCATTATAGAAAATATAAGGTACATCAGTAAACAAGCTCATGTGCTGGATAAAAAGAAGCACGAAGTATTATTCAGATTTACCGGTTCTTTCCTGCGTGTATTGGAACAAGGCAGTTCCGATATTTCATTTCCGGTGAAAGGATTGATTACTCCCCGTAATGAGCGACTCGCTCATGTGATGCAGTACTTAAAGTCGAATTTCAAAGAGGATGTCAGCCTGAAGACTGTGGCTTCCGAATTTGGGTTCACAGAAAGAAATCTGACACGACTGTTTAAGAAGGAAAATATCAGCTTCAATAATTGTCTCAACTATATCCGGATTGTGAAAGCACTGGAGCTTTTCGCAGAACATTCCAGCCATATTGAGCAGGTGGCGTATGATGTAGGCTACAATTCAGCCGGCAATTTCAGCCGGACCTTTAAAAAATTCACCGGTTATACACCGAGCGAATACCTCAAAAAGAATAGTAATAACAGCATCAGTCCATAATCCCCTCTTTCACGCAAGTATAAATGACATGCAGTCTGTGCCTAGCGCAATTCTTGACCGCAGCGGTCGAGTGCAAAGGGAGATCGGGAAGAAGAGGCGAATTCCGGGAAAGCCAATATTTTACTCCACCCCTCTTCTCCTCATTACAGCCTTCACACCTCTACCCATACCATAAAAAGCAATCAAGACCAGAATGATAAAGGCCCCCGAAGGAACATTGAGGAAATAAGAGATAAAGAGACCAACCAGACAGCCAACTACACCGATAAGTACAGAGTAGATGATGATTTTGCGGAAGTCGTAAGTAAAAATATTGGCTGTAATCTGGGGAATGGTGACCAGCGACATCAGCAGAACAATTCCCACCAGACGGATGGAAAAGACAATGGTGGTAGAGATGAAAAACATCATCAGATATTCGATGAATTTCACTGGCAGTTTCTGGATACGGGCATATTCCGCATCAAATGCGGTATAGAGAATGGAGCGGTAAAGCAACCCAAAGGTAAGAATCAAAGCCACAGCCAGAGCGGCAAACAATAGAATGTCTTTGCCTGTAATCGTCAGTATATTACCAAACAGGAATTCGCTCATGCCCACCGTATAGCCAGGGGTAAGAAATAGGAAAAGAATTCCCAGAGCCATTCCCAGAGCCCAAAGCACTGCAATGGCAGAGTCTTCCCTCAGTTTATGTTTGGTAGATAAGTATTCTACCCCAAAGCCGGATGCAATAGCAAAACACCAAGCGGTAAAGACCGGATTCATCCCGAGAAATACTCCCAACCCGATTCCTCCGAATGAAGCGTGCGTAATCCCCCCGCTGATAAAAACCAGACGACGAACCACGATGTATGCCCCGACAATTCCGCAAGCTATACTGACCAATATCCCGCCTATCAGAGCATTCTGGAAAAAATCGTATTGAAGTAGTTCAATCATAAGGACAAGGTGTGGTGTAAGTTACATTGTATGCAATAACAGGCTTTCCGCTCAATTGTTTGCCATCGACTCGATTTTATCAACCAGTTGCGCCACAATGCGGTCAATATCTTCGCGGGTGTTGAGTTCTGAAGCGTCAAAGACCAGCGTTGCTCTTTCGTAGAAAGGCTCTCTTTTGGCGAGGGCATCCGTGATAAAGGCAAGAATCTCTTCATCCGACTTATCCTTGAGTAACGGGCGTGACTGCTTGGCCTGGCAAAGACGTTCTGACAATACTGTCGGACTCACTTTCAGGTAAATGGAAATGCCATTTTCTCCCATAAACTCAATGTTGTCAAAAAAGCAGGGAGTACCACCACCGACTGAAATCAATGCGTCTTCAAATTCACCCACTTCGTGTAGCGCCTCTTTTTCAATTTTACGAAAGCCTGCTTCACCGCTATCGGCAAAAATCTGGTTGATGGTCTTGTGGTGACGGTGCTCGATAAACCAGTCGAGATCGGTAAAAGAGAGGTTCAGACGCTGCGCCAGCTTCTTGCCCACTGTCGTTTTACCCGCACCCATATATCCCATGAGGAAAATTCGTTTCATTGTCTTACTTTTTTAGGTATCACAGAGAGCCACGGAGTTTTTCACAGAGAACCACAGAGTTATGTAAAGTATCTACTCTGTGGCCCTCTGTGCTGTTCTCTGTTTTCTCTGTGATATACATCCGCGTCCGGCAAAATTAGCTCTTTTTGCCTCCAGCCGGATAAATATCTCTATTTTTGTAAATATAATCAGAGAAAATGAGCAGTAAAGGTACAAAATATTACGTGGTGTGGGAAGGGCACGACCCGGGCATCTACCACAGTTGGGCCGAATGCAAGAGTCAGGTGGATGGCTACGAAGGGGCGAAATACAAATCCTTTGCTACCCGTGACGAAGCCGAAAAAGCTTTTGAAGCAGGCTTTTACCAATCTATTCGCCAGAACCAGACTAAAAAGCCAGCAACTCCCACCGGCAACTACATCATAGAAAGCATTGCCGTGGATGCCTCCTGCCTGGGAAATCCGGGAGTGATGGAGTACCGCGGTGTATATGTACGTAGCGGACAGGAGCTGTTCCGCATCGGCCCGTACGAAGACGGGACCAATAACATCGGTGAGTTTCTGGCTATCGTACACGGTCTTGCCCTGCTCAAACAAAAGAACAGTTCGCTGCCCATCTATTCTGACAGCATCAGCGCCATTGCGTGGGTACGCAACAAGAAGTGTAAAACCCAACTGGAACACACGGAGAAAAACGGTCCGATATTCGACCTGATTGAGCGTGCCGAGAAGTGGCTTGCCAACAATACATATTCTACAAAAATCATGAAGTGGGAAACCCAGGTATGGGGAGAGATTCCTGCGGATTTCGGGAGGAAATAGATTCATGCATTACGCCATTATCGCCGCGGGAGAAGGTTCCCGCCTGAAAGAAGAAGGAATCACATCCCCCAAACCATTGGTAAAAATCAACGGAGAAACATTGCTGGAACGGTTAATCCGTATTTTTTGGAATAATCATGCCGAGTCCATCAGCCTCATCATCAACGAAGAGATGAAAGAGGTGCAGGAGTTTGTTGCCCAAATGCAGCTTCCGGTGCCATTGCATTGCGTTGTAAAAAGCACACCCGGTTCCATGCACAGCTTTGCTGCACTGGCCCCTTATCTTCATTCCGGGAAATTTATCCTGACCACAGTCGATACTATTTTTCATGAAGATGAATTTGCAAAGTATATCGGGGCCTTCGAATCAGATAACACGCTGGACGGCCTAATGGCGGTAACGGACTTTATCGACGATGAAAAACCGCTCTACGTCGGCACAGACGAATCACTCACCATCACCGGATTTCATGACCGGAATGTGGATTGCACATATATATCAGGTGGCATTTATGGATTGACCCCAAAGGCATTGACAGTACTGGAGCATTGCATGGAGACGGGTAAACTCCGTATGCGCGAATTCCAGCGGGAACTGGTTCATGCCGGATTACACCTGAAAGCAATGCCATTTTCCAAAATCATCGACGTGGACCATGCCGGGGATATTGAGAAGGCGGAAGCGTTTGGAAATAAGGAGTAATAGGGAATCCGAAGTAGTAAAAGGAGTCAAATGGAGAACAGAATTATTGCAGGTATAAAACGCCGTAAGGAGTTTTCACCGAATCATGTAGATAATGATGCGGCGATATTTGCGCTTTGCGTGGAAAATCTGCGGATAAATGGATTTCAGGTAAATCTCTATGAAGAAGAGGAATTCCTGACCGCAGACAATGGGGAACAAATCATTTTCCACATGGCACGCCATCATTCCACTTTACTTAAATTGAAGGAGCTGGAACAATCTGGTTGCCGGGTGATCAATTCCACCCGGGCAATTGATAACTGCGGTCGGCTGCCCATGACCGGATTATTCTCAAAAGCCGATATTCCTCAACCCCGCACGGTGGTCATTTCCACCGATTCCCTTACTCCAATTACGCCTTTTCCCCAATTATGGCTCAAACGTTGCGATGCCCACACAATAAGTGCAGATGATGTCTGTTTTGTAGAGACGGAAGCTGATTTTAATCAAAAGTTGGCCGGATTTGCAAAACGGGGTAGTACGCAGATAGTGGTTAACGAGCACCTCGAAGGAGATTTAGTCAAATTCTATGGGGTAAGCGGAACTCCGTTCTTCTTCTGGTTTTATCCCTATGAAATGAATCATAGCAAATTCGGGCAAGAGGAGGTGAATGGCGAGCCGCGTAAATATGCTTTCTCTGAGACTGAGTTTGCCAAAATCAGCCATAGTGCAGCCCATGTCCTCCAACTCGATATTTGGGGAGGTGATGCCATTATTGCTCCGGATGGTAAAATACGGATCATTGATTTCAATGATTTTCCGAGCTTTAAGCCTTGTAGGGAAATCGCTGCTAAAGCAATCGCTGGTAGAGTAATGTTTTTATCGGGTGAGAGCTAAAGGAGAGCTATGAATCTATTGTTATTCCTATCAGCATTATCCTTATTCACAATTTCGAGGGAATGACAACCGGGAACATGGGCACTATACAGGCATCGATAAGTACTTATCGACGACATCGACAAGCGTTTATCGACGGCTGCATACAGAACTATATTTAAATGACCATTCGTGCAAGACATATATATCTTATAAATCAATGAGTAAACCGACATTAGAATCTACCTTAAAATCA
Above is a genomic segment from Parabacteroides sp. FAFU027 containing:
- a CDS encoding T9SS type A sorting domain-containing protein; amino-acid sequence: MKNLLLLFAFTLLFPVFISAQSVTLNESSGWLESAYIKWQPVAGAQSYNVYYSGEGITDRKIDNQLIRSYGTYYRADVMGLKAGTYALKVAPVISGVEGTATTTGALTVLAQDRSGFAFEGGHIPGGYKLDGTPKDGAVIVYITENNKNTVSLVVTGATTNPCVGLQTILDGFKKGKDNRPLIVRLIGNITDLSYMADGDICIENANNASGSITFEGVGNDAVCNGWGVRLKGATNIEVRNLAAMNCNSTAGDDFGLQQDNDHIWVHNCDMFYGNAGSDADQIKGDGALDCKGSTYVTFSYNHFWDNGKCNLLGLSEGTTTGLYVTFHHNWYDHSDSRHPRVRFYSAHIYNNYFDGNAKYGSGSTMGSSLFVEGNYYRNCKHPMMISMQGTDVWNETTKKNDPTNMGTFSGEDGGIIKAFNNTFDASIGTNNMRFVAYGDPSAAYNISGVISSTVDFDAYLTTSRDEQVPASVKSYQGANTYNNFDTDAALYVKTLVPDAPEVAKAKVMQYAGRVNGGDLKWTFDNSVDDASYLVNAPLKAAITNYATTLVSVQGESGSSSSSQTLSAPSNNHQTVASGSAISPIVFTWGGDATDATVTGLSASGIDYIKDATAKTITISGTPTATVSYTISTTGSTGTPATGSGTITVSTSGTTTGDMIQNFTASGTASTFYTINGNLSTSYGSVTYAGLALTQCLKMESSTNIAFTTAASSTLTLVFNSAYTGTVKIDGTTYTPSAGMITLNLTAGSHTILKGSGSSYLFYMSISFGTSGVESSETSELKLYPNPVVNSLSISSDLNVDKAEVYSVNGTLMLSKSVIIKSLDMSGLKSGSYLVKLYSEKEVIKQSIIKR
- a CDS encoding NDP-sugar synthase, with the translated sequence MHYAIIAAGEGSRLKEEGITSPKPLVKINGETLLERLIRIFWNNHAESISLIINEEMKEVQEFVAQMQLPVPLHCVVKSTPGSMHSFAALAPYLHSGKFILTTVDTIFHEDEFAKYIGAFESDNTLDGLMAVTDFIDDEKPLYVGTDESLTITGFHDRNVDCTYISGGIYGLTPKALTVLEHCMETGKLRMREFQRELVHAGLHLKAMPFSKIIDVDHAGDIEKAEAFGNKE
- a CDS encoding helix-turn-helix domain-containing protein, which translates into the protein MNNAGAMEKECIYTQATQIEYLSLETHIHPCHNQLIYMIKGTLYVHTGEYEYFLPEGFIGIIPRGRAHSLRSGNEQVKMFLIYYPEPMKNEELIVFNSNDFIIENIRYISKQAHVLDKKKHEVLFRFTGSFLRVLEQGSSDISFPVKGLITPRNERLAHVMQYLKSNFKEDVSLKTVASEFGFTERNLTRLFKKENISFNNCLNYIRIVKALELFAEHSSHIEQVAYDVGYNSAGNFSRTFKKFTGYTPSEYLKKNSNNSISP
- a CDS encoding viroplasmin family protein gives rise to the protein MSSKGTKYYVVWEGHDPGIYHSWAECKSQVDGYEGAKYKSFATRDEAEKAFEAGFYQSIRQNQTKKPATPTGNYIIESIAVDASCLGNPGVMEYRGVYVRSGQELFRIGPYEDGTNNIGEFLAIVHGLALLKQKNSSLPIYSDSISAIAWVRNKKCKTQLEHTEKNGPIFDLIERAEKWLANNTYSTKIMKWETQVWGEIPADFGRK
- a CDS encoding phenolic acid decarboxylase, whose amino-acid sequence is METIKDLNEFLGGHFLYTYANGWNYEMYVKNEDTIDYRIHSGMVGGRWVRNQKVHIVKLVDGVFKIAWTEPTGTDVSLDFIPNENKLHGIIFFPKWVHEHPEITVCFQNDHIGLMEESRLKYETYPKYVVPEFGQIFFKKNEGQNNEKVIAEAPYEGMIEKIVSGELTF
- a CDS encoding metal ABC transporter permease, translating into MELLQYDFFQNALIGGILVSIACGIVGAYIVVRRLVFISGGITHASFGGIGLGVFLGMNPVFTAWCFAIASGFGVEYLSTKHKLREDSAIAVLWALGMALGILFLFLTPGYTVGMSEFLFGNILTITGKDILLFAALAVALILTFGLLYRSILYTAFDAEYARIQKLPVKFIEYLMMFFISTTIVFSIRLVGIVLLMSLVTIPQITANIFTYDFRKIIIYSVLIGVVGCLVGLFISYFLNVPSGAFIILVLIAFYGMGRGVKAVMRRRGVE
- a CDS encoding RNA polymerase sigma-70 factor, translated to MKAYEYNSEDLTKLKQGDERVYAAIYRTYFPRFRSFANSYVRDEFVAENIVQDAFTTLWENKETLADNSNVLSYLLTIIKNRALNHLSHLQTRYAVEEKLLSQQTREIELRCLTLRATDPESIFSNEVQSLIRQTLDKLPEQTRQVIEMSRFDNLSNKEIALRLNISVKGVEYHITKGLKSLRIGLKDYMSAYTFFF
- a CDS encoding shikimate kinase, whose protein sequence is MKRIFLMGYMGAGKTTVGKKLAQRLNLSFTDLDWFIEHRHHKTINQIFADSGEAGFRKIEKEALHEVGEFEDALISVGGGTPCFFDNIEFMGENGISIYLKVSPTVLSERLCQAKQSRPLLKDKSDEEILAFITDALAKREPFYERATLVFDASELNTREDIDRIVAQLVDKIESMANN